The following coding sequences are from one Saccharomyces eubayanus strain FM1318 chromosome VII, whole genome shotgun sequence window:
- the ADE57 gene encoding bifunctional aminoimidazole ribotide synthase/glycinamide ribotide synthase — translation MLNILVLGNGAREHALVTKLAQSPTVAKIYVAPGNGGTATMDRSRVVNWDVTPDVENFSRLQSMAVEHKINLVIPGPELPLVNGITTVFHNVGIPVFGPSAKAAQLEASKAFSKRFMSKHSIPTASYDVFTKPEEAISFLKAHPDRAFVIKADGIAAGKGVIIPSNIDESIQAINDIMVSKQFGEDAGKQVVIEQFLEGDEISLLTIVDGYSHFNLPVAQDHKRIFDGDQGLNTGGMGAYAPAPVATPSLLKTIDSQIVKPTIDGMRRDGMPFVGVLFTGMILVKDTKTNQVVPEVLEYNVRFGDPETQAVLSLLDDQTDLAQVLLAAAEHRLDSVNIGIDSTRSAVTVVVAAGGYPESYAKGHKITLDTDKLPSHTQIFQAGTKYDAATDSLLTNGGRVLSVTSTAQDLKTAVNTVYEAIKCVHFQDAYYRKDIAYRAFQNPESSKVAITYADSGVSVDNGNNLVQSIKNMVRSTRRPGADSDIGGFGGLFDLAQAGFRQNEETLLVGATDGVGTKLIIAQETGIHNTVGIDLVAMNVNDLVVQGAEPLFFLDYFATGALDIQIACDFVSGVANGCIQSGCALVGGETSEMPGMYPPGHYDTNGTAVGAVCRQDILPKINEMSSGDVLLGLASSGVHSNGFSLVRKIIQHVALPWDAPCPWDESKTLGEGILEPTKIYVKQLLPSIRQRLLLGLAHITGGGLVENIPRAIPDHLQARVDMSTWEVPRVFKWFGQAGNVPHDDILRTFNMGVGMVLIVKKENVKAVCDSLTEEGETVWELGSLQEKPKNGPGCVIENGTNLY, via the coding sequence ATGCTTAATATTCTCGTTTTAGGAAACGGTGCAAGAGAACATGCTCTTGTCACCAAGTTAGCTCAGTCACCCACCGTGGCCAAGATCTACGTCGCTCCAGGTAATGGAGGGACTGCTACCATGGACCGCTCGCGCGTAGTGAACTGGGACGTTACCCCAGACgttgaaaacttttctCGTTTGCAGTCGATGGCTGTGGAGCACAAGATCAATTTGGTTATCCCAGGCCCAGAGTTGCCTCTGGTCAACGGTATCACCACCGTGTTCCATAACGTCGGTATCCCTGTGTTTGGGCCTTCCGCAAAAGCTGCTCAGTTAGAGGCCTCCAAGGCGTTCTCCAAGAGATTCATGTCTAAGCATAGCATTCCTACCGCATCTTATGATGTCTTCACCAAGCCAGAGGAGGCCATTTCGTTCTTGAAAGCGCACCCTGACAGAGCCTTTGTCATCAAAGCTGACGGGATTGCTGCAGGCAAGGGTGTCATCATCCCCTCCAATATCGACGAGTCCATCCAGGCCATCAACGACATCATGGTCAGCAAACAGTTCGGTGAAGACGCCGGCAAACAGGTTGTTATCGAGCAATTCTTGGAAGGTGACGAAATCTCCTTGCTCACAATTGTTGATGGGTACTCCCATTTCAACTTGCCCGTAGCTCAGGACCACAAGAGGATCTTCGACGGCGACCAAGGTCTAAATACCGGTGGAATGGGTGCTTATGCCCCCGCTCCTGTTGCTACACCATCTCTTTTGAAGACCATAGATTCCCAGATCGTAAAGCCTACGATCGATGGGATGAGACGTGACGGTATGCCCTTTGTCGGTGTGCTGTTCACCGGGATGATTCTGGTGAAGGACACCAAGACCAACCAAGTCGTACCCGAAGTGTTAGAATATAACGTTAGATTCGGTGACCCAGAGACACAGGCGGTTTTGAGCTTGCTCGATGACCAAACCGATTTGGCTCAAGTCCTCTTGGCTGCCGCTGAGCACCGTTTGGATTCCGTCAACATCGGTATTGACAGCACAAGATCCGCCGTGACTGTTGTAGTGGCTGCCGGAGGGTACCCAGAGTCATACGCCAAAGGCCACAAGATTACTTTGGACACTGATAAGTTGCCATCTCACACACAAATTTTCCAAGCAGGTACCAAGTACGATGCCGCCACTGATTCTCTATTGACCAACGGTGGTAGAGTTCTCTCAGTGACTTCTACCGCCCAGGATTTGAAAACCGCGGTAAACACAGTATACGAAGCCATCAAATGCGTTCACTTCCAAGACGCCTACTACAGAAAAGACATAGCATACCGCGCATTCCAAAATCCGGAATCTTCAAAGGTTGCCATCACATATGCAGACTCCGGTGTCTCTGTCGATAACGGTAATAACCTTGTGCAGTCTATCAAAAACATGGTCAGGTCCACTAGAAGACCAGGTGCCGATTCAGATATCGGTGGATTTGGTGGTCTTTTCGACTTGGCTCAAGCCGGTTTCCGTCAAAACGAAGAAACCCTACTAGTGGGTGCCACTGATGGTGTCGGTACCAAATTGATCATTGCCCAAGAAACCGGCATTCACAATACCGTTGGTATCGATCTGGTGGCTATGAATGTCAATGATTTGGTAGTCCAAGGTGCCGAACCTCTGTTCTTCCTAGATTATTTTGCCACTGGTGCCCTTGACATCCAAATCGCATGCGATTTCGTGTCTGGTGTCGCCAATGGGTGTATTCAAAGTGGATGTGCTCTTGTGGGTGGTGAAACTTCTGAAATGCCCGGTATGTATCCACCTGGTCATTACGACACTAACGGTACTGCTGTCGGTGCCGTATGCAGACAAGATATCCTACCTAAGATAAATGAAATGTCCTCAGGCGATGTTCTTTTGGGTCTTGCCTCCAGTGGTGTTCACTCCAATGGTTTCTCCTTGGTCAGAAAAATTATCCAACACGTCGCATTACCATGGGATGCTCCATGTCCTTGGGATGAATCGAAAACATTGGGTGAAGGTATCCTTGaaccaacaaaaatttACGTTAAGCAATTGTTGCCATCAATCAGACAAAGACTGTTACTAGGTTTGGCTCACATCACAGGTGGTGGTCTAGTGGAGAATATCCCAAGAGCAATCCCAGATCATCTACAAGCCCGCGTGGACATGTCCACCTGGGAAGTACCCCGTGTCTTTAAATGGTTCGGCCAAGCAGGTAATGTTCCACACGACGACATCCTAAGAACTTTCAACATGGGTGTCGGTATGGTCTTGATCgtcaagaaggaaaacgTCAAGGCTGTCTGTGATTCATTAACCGAAGAAGGCGAAACCGTTTGGGAACTTGGTTCTTTgcaagaaaaaccaaagaatGGTCCCGGCTGTGTAATTGAAAACGGAACCAACCTTTACTAA
- the SEC15 gene encoding Rab GTPase-binding exocyst subunit SEC15 — protein sequence MDQEGQPLLSKEFQQVLLATASGNNSSWTERTSSSADGNNAVKHDPTLEQNDVFDLDPQSFDKWVPFLRSSLDENQLEPIIDELENSIEDNFQGLELQLLQDSQMNDKLETSIDEIANIQNMVQDTLSSEISKFQMKLTESSNELIVKKQLYVNNKKISLKISEATILITKVVRILELSSKCQELITERKFFKVLQNLDSLEKLYLQEFKNYNFQFLIEIYNSIPFLQKVTKDECINLIRNSLNLNLGKNLIKAGQEFLTIYKEELLPQWLETRSKMKLTNFKFNSPVEISMRDESSMAKLNLNEFFQLDDFHDSIMIFQNLNELNSLFSEFNKEYELRKTKLMYPLIWKKNKTANYQMDSLLRGTGTTSGAPGHDISTDDAFTQSLSLSFLQDYFLRILGFLLYDINLNKATEFILVDNNYNSTNEFWDGLMDRLAPYLKYYIDKKLETEADMITLKDFLCIYVAILENFKLNIEPLYKVLISIFNKFCSLSLKAFDDEFQILLNDDDFMPLSINDKTLYEKVLKICWMKEDERPNLPDPMSGEPFSVTLPFSPLYPMTCTLAKKTYSKLTAFLSTFYRHELHTLNNILVNLMDDIFNDIVNKKIRSKLESTSREEIAQILINLDYFIIAAKEFSNFMTRENILQNPDMEIRLSSIKHLAESRKLAETKLIELIDSKISDILETIEIDWQIKECRRDPDISIIDLAQFLEMMFASTLQNLPYSVQTLLIFREFDSLTRQFMDILLHDTPSIITHDSVTNFEVDINYLESIIPRIFPSTPGVIDSNGYQSPMTPSTPTFPSGNGVDAPTLFENNIKSLEATFMELKQCIELLKAQGRDYNEPEIRLRKYSRIRQEDAALLLSKIQPSAPPTDGGNDDDNSTMDSSSIFNSDSVNGMDSSTSRIAKFFNRR from the coding sequence ATGGATCAAGAGGGCCAGCCATTGCTTTCGAAGGAGTTTCAACAGGTTTTACTCGCTACAGCATCCGGAAACAATTCATCATGGACAGAAAGGACTAGTTCCAGCGCTGACGGTAACAATGCTGTGAAGCACGATCCTACGTTGGAACAAAACGACGTCTTTGATTTGGATCCCCAATCGTTTGATAAATGGGTCCCCTTTTTAAGGAGCTCACTTGATGAAAACCAATTGGAACCcattattgatgaattggaaaactCTATTGAAGATAACTTTCAAGGTCTTGAATTGCAATTATTACAAGACTCACAAATGAACGACAAGCTCGAAACATCGATAGATGAGATTGCAAACATTCAAAATATGGTTCAAGATACTTTGTCGAGTGAGATTTCCAAGTTTCAGATGAAATTAACCGAATCATCAAATGAACTAATTGTGAAGAAACAATTGTATGtcaacaataaaaaaatctcgTTAAAGATTTCAGAAGCTACTATCTTGATCACTAAGGTTGTGAGAATCCTAGAGCTATCAAGCAAATGCCAAGAGTTGATCACCGaaaggaaatttttcaaagtcttaCAAAACTTGGATagtttggaaaaattgTATCTACaagaatttaaaaattACAATTTCCAGTTTTTAATTGAAATTTACAACTCTATACCATTTCTACAAAAAGTTACCAAGGATGAGTGTATAAATTTAATAAGAAACTCTCTTAATTTAAATCTGGGGAagaatttgataaaagCAGGACAAGAATTTCTGACGATTTACAAAGAAGAGTTATTGCCACAATGGCTTGAAACTAGAtccaaaatgaaattgacaaatttcaaattcaattcACCTGTCGAGATTTCTATGAGAGATGAATCGTCTATGGCAAAGTTGAACTTAAacgaattttttcaattagaTGACTTCCATGATTCCATAatgattttccaaaatttaAACGAATtgaattctcttttcagCGAGTTTAATAAGGAATATGAGCTGAGGAAAACGAAACTGATGTACCcgttgatttggaaaaagaataaaactGCGAACTATCAGATGGATTCATTATTACGTGGCACCGGTACCACTTCGGGTGCCCCTGGCCATGATATTTCTACAGATGATGCGTTCACACAAAGTCTAAGTTTGTCTTTCTTACAAGATTATTTCTTGAGGATTCTCGGGTTCTTGTTATACGATATTAACTTGAATAAAGCTACTGAATTTATCCTTGTTGATAACAATTACAACTCCACGAATGAATTTTGGGATGGGCTTATGGATAGATTAGCGCCATATTTGAAATACTATATCGACAAAAAGCTTGAGACGGAGGCAGATATGATTACTCTAAAAGATTTCCTTTGTATTTACGTTGctattttggaaaattttaaatTAAACATTGAGCCTCTTTATAAAGTTTTGATCTCAATTTTCAACAAGTTTTGCTCTCTATCCTTGAAGGCCTTCGATgatgaatttcaaattttgttGAACGACGACGACTTCATGCCTTTGTCAATCAACGATAAGACATTGTATGAAAAagtcttgaaaatttgCTGGATGAAGGAAGATGAACGCCCCAATCTGCCGGACCCCATGAGCGGAGAACCATTTTCGGTAACTTTACCTTTTTCCCCTTTATACCCAATGACATGCACCTTAGCTAAGAAAACATACTCCAAATTAACTGCATTTCTATCCACATTTTACCGTCATGAATTACACACTTTGAACAATATCTTGGTAAATTTGATGGATGACATATTCAATGATATTGTTAATAAAAAGATCCGTTCTAAGCTGGAAAGTACCtcaagagaagaaattgctcaGATCTTAATTAATTTGGATTATTTCATTATTGCAGCAAAAGAATTCAGCAATTTCATGACCagagaaaatattttacaaaatcCAGATATGGAAATACGGTTATCTTCAATAAAGCATCTTGCAGAAAGCAGAAAGCTCGCGGAAACGAAATTGATTGAACTGATCGATTCTAAGATATCAGATATCCTCGAAACTATAGAAATTGATTGGCAAATAAAGGAATGCAGACGAGACCCGGATATCTCTATTATCGATCTGGCGCAATTCTTAGAAATGATGTTTGCCAGTACGCTACAAAACTTACCGTACAGTGTTCAAACATTGCTGATTTTTCGCGAATTTGACTCTTTAACAAGGCAGTTTATGGACATATTACTGCATGATACACCAAGTATAATTACACACGACAGTGTGACGAACTTTGAAGTTGATATCAATTATCTTGAAAGCATTATTCCCAGAATTTTCCCCTCCACTCCAGGTGTTATAGACAGTAATGGATACCAGTCGCCAATGACGCCTTCGACACCGACATTTCCGAGTGGCAATGGTGTTGATGCTCCTACcttatttgaaaacaacattAAATCATTAGAGGCTACTTTCATGGAATTGAAGCAGTGTATAGAACTATTAAAGGCGCAGGGTAGAGACTATAATGAACCAGAAATAAGACtaagaaaatattcaagaatCAGGCAGGAAGATGCAGCTCTTTTATTAAGCAAGATTCAACCTTCTGCACCACCTACGGATGGAGGtaacgatgatgataatagcACAATGGACAGTAGCAGCATATTCAACTCTGATTCAGTCAATGGAATGGACTCCAGCACAAGCAGGATagccaaatttttcaatagacGTTAG
- the EMC4 gene encoding chaperone EMC4 — protein sequence MSQQEPHEWAERLLNTKYIEKYTVQNSNTLASPPGFENGASKGNISKKQRDATSQTTTLAQKNQITTLQVQKAWQIAFQPAKSIPMNIFMSYMSGTSLQIIPIMTALMLLSGPIKAILSTRSAFKPVLGNKETQSQVQTAMLMFIAFQGVLMYIGYRKLNSMGLIPNAKSDWLPWEEIVDYNHGLKWFSN from the coding sequence ATGAGTCAACAAGAGCCACACGAATGGGCTGAACGCCTATTGAACACTAAATACATTGAAAAGTACACCGTTCAGAATTCAAACACTTTAGCTTCACCACCAGGATTCGAAAATGGTGCTTCCAAAGGAAAcatttcaaagaaacaacGAGACGCAACTTCTCAAACAACTACTCTAGCTCAAAAGAACCAGATAACAACATTGCAAGTACAGAAGGCATGGCAAATTGCTTTTCAACCGGCCAAGTCTATTCCaatgaatattttcatGTCGTATATGTCTGGTACATCTTTGCAAATCATCCCTATAATGACTGCCCTGATGTTACTCTCCGGACCTATCAAGGCCATTTTATCTACTAGGAGTGCATTCAAGCCAGTATTGGGCAATAAAGAGACTCAAAGTCAAGTGCAAACTGCTATGCTTATGTTTATCGCCTTTCAGGGTGTATTAATGTACATTGGGTACAGGAAACTGAATTCTATGGGACTCATCCCGAATGCTAAGAGTGACTGGCTGCCTTGGGAAGAAATTGTTGACTATAATCATGGATTAAAATGGTTCTCCAATTGA
- the SAP4 gene encoding Sap4p produces MSLWPFEQTSGHSGTDSILDEYYVIFHSLKDGAVSTNGGSTNGSLTENEFEFNSAPLGTADLNQSFIDRILLESALLDELNEGSNDRLVDFICTGYFYDDRGQRIGNMDYLVDMLMAYLKDIDRTCYRTAFLLENSFHQTGDFNDGDDEDPMLYVNIISGIFCSKSALIVKSLVQNVSFLSSLLGILQFENIKTENCPILAVFLKINETLLFEQTSSYLDFFKSQLDIVDKFLNHIEVSPLIEFLIKVALTDHVKSPTGIIRFLYDQDLVPKCLNLLDNCKYSPGIQNSSGELLKALISISTNFKLDTLWIGPNQLTRQLASPQYVDQLIDIVLLQRGHAMGVAVSVVIELIRKNNSDYDEIDLLDTTIVNNPPSQKDPIYLGHLLSRLATRMEDLYALLVELENDDEDNETKMNDLAPNKHHILENQLHESFIPLGFERVKITELISEMLHCSNMGLMNSKKAEKIACTRDECREALDHNLLEAMENLEIDDQLLSPNTSNDECDNNDSNDNQTKTQKLQKTFNDNGPYPTLGTFDDDISEDITFEIPYVSEKQNLKLRKNPTTGDLFKIKLHDLGFLPKFLQLFLRYPWNNFWHNIVFDIIQQIFNARMDFSYNSFLVYSLFDFKKSRRFVPENLYDDRQNSPVPDFHIISNFILQGHKNSFEFYEKEKTNLGYMGQLVLIAEEVTKYSRIYKTDLIAPDIYEFLQDEVWMSYSNDILNETRTMCSIILGGGQFKCEDNEDDNQELSEGNHDMSQATLTFDAMNENEISHEENVKLEDKVAELIDELGQLTESDIHDKIKDVIVDHCSESIN; encoded by the coding sequence ATGTCACTATGGCCCTTTGAACAGACGTCAGGTCATTCGGGAACAGATTCGATACTCGACGAATACTATGTAATCTTTCATAGTTTGAAGGACGGTGCGGTTTCCACAAATGGTGGTAGCACAAATGGGTCTCTCACAGAAAATGAGTTTGAGTTCAACAGTGCGCCTTTAGGAACAGCAGATCTGAATCAATCGTTTATTGATAGGATTTTATTAGAATCAGCGTTATTGGATGAACTGAACGAAGGGTCGAACGACAGACTTGTCGATTTCATTTGTACAGGATACTTCTATGACGACCGTGGTCAGCGGATCGGTAATATGGACTATCTGGTAGACATGCTCATGGCTTACTTGAAGGACATAGACCGTACTTGCTACAGGACGGCCTTCCTTCTGGAGAATTCTTTCCACCAAACGGGAGATTTTAATGATGGGGATGACGAAGATCCAATGCTATACGTCAACATCATTTCTGGGATATTTTGCTCGAAAAGCGCTCTCATAGTGAAATCTCTAGTGCAGAACGTATCGTTTTTGTCTTCCCTATTGGGAATTTTgcaatttgaaaatatcaagaCGGAAAACTGCCCTATTTTggctgtttttttgaagattaaCGAAACTCTTTTATTTGAACAGACATCTAgttatttggattttttcaaatcacaATTGGATATCGTGGACAAATTCCTGAATCATATTGAAGTGTCGCCCTTGATTGAATTTCTTATTAAGGTCGCTCTGACTGATCATGTTAAGTCTCCAACGGGGATTATTCGTTTCTTGTACGATCAGGACCTTGTACCCAAGTGTTTAAATCTTTTGGACAATTGTAAGTATTCACCAGGGATTCAAAACAGTAGTGGAGAGCTTCTGAAAGCTTTGATCAGTATTTCcaccaatttcaaattagATACGTTATGGATTGGGCCCAATCAGCTGACAAGACAACTTGCCTCTCCTCAATACGTCGATCAGCtcattgatattgttttgCTCCAAAGAGGACATGCAATGGGCGTTGCCGTATCCGTTGTGATTGAATTGATTAGGAAAAATAACTCAGACTACGATGAAATTGATCTATTAGATACGACAATAGTCAACAATCCTCCATCGCAGAAAGATCCAATTTATTTGGGACATTTGTTGTCCAGGCTAGCGACGCGGATGGAAGATCTTTATGCATTATTAGTTGAACTggaaaatgatgatgaagataatgaaacCAAAATGAATGACCTTGCACCAAATAAGCATcacattttggaaaaccaACTGCATGAATCATTTATACCGTTGGGCTTCGAAAGAGTTAAAATTACGGAATTAATTTCCGAAATGTTGCACTGTTCAAATATGGGATTGATGAATTCgaaaaaagcagaaaaaataGCGTGCACCCGTGATGAATGTAGGGAAGCTCTTGACCATAATTTGTTAGAAGCTATGGAAAATTTAGAAATTGATGATCAATTGCTTTCTCCCAACACATCAAACGATGAATGTGACAATAACGACAGTAATGacaatcaaacaaaaacacaaaaattacaaaaaacaTTTAATGATAACGGACCATACCCTACTTTAGGTACATTTGATGACGATATTAGTGAGGATAttacttttgaaattccttACGTTAGTGAAAAGCAAAATCTGAAACTACGTAAAAATCCTACTACTGGAGACTTGTTCAAAATTAAGCTTCATGATCTTGGATTTCTACCCAAATTTCTACAATTATTCTTAAGATATCCTTGGAACAACTTTTGGCATAATATTGTATTTGATATCATCCAGCAAATATTTAATGCCCGAATGGATTTTTCCTATAATTCCTTCTTAGTTTATTCGttgtttgatttcaaaaaatctaGACGATTTGTGCCAGAAAATTTGTATGATGACAGGCAGAACTCACCGGTCCCAGATTTTCATATCATCTCTAATTTTATCTTACAAGGTCACAAGAAttcatttgaattttacgaaaaagagaaaacaaacttgGGGTACATGGGGCAACTGGTATTAATTGCGGAGGAAGTTACAAAGTATTCCAGAATATATAAGACAGATTTAATTGCACCAGATATATATGAATTTTTACAAGACGAAGTTTGGATGTCGTATTCAAACGACATCTTAAACGAGACAAGAACGATGTGTTCAATCATTCTTGGAGGAGGCCAGTTTAAATGTGAAgacaatgaagatgataacCAAGAGCTTTCGGAAGGAAATCATGATATGAGCCAAGCGACCCTCACATTTGACGCTATGAATGAAAATGAGATAAGTCATGAAGAGAACGTTAAATTAGAAGATAAAGTTGCGGAGCTCATAGATGAATTGGGTCAATTGACTGAATCAGATATTCATGATAAGATCAAAGACGTTATTGTTGATCATTGTTCTGAATCAATTAACTAG
- the SHE10 gene encoding She10p, which translates to MGKLIKLITTLVVLVTTLQYYCQSNGGNISCEHTQAVCHYTNPRVWNTYLSGSSDLYSNNISPRFNVLARKFDTAVKPVIDGVAVKVNNVALQPAFRVIHSQCKRWHCGKYYQLVRSQLAKAGQFCLAKYNSLVKPSVDKFFDAERCSQLRATALKYKNLAHYYCTIISRRIKSKYDAIVGNTEEKLLSGFVNKDKHGIHGSVTREPSSEDQVLTVETTGSEEELITSTSTQTVVKTITLDQEQTNVVASHANEDDAPTEVEGSTDVNVNEQALLQEDFDMWGETISQKTQDVIRLFEKDVSQYINSKLGDETKKFKSKFQVLDEESKKYFSKISLAINDIDCMEGINSENGEKIYFEKSGTTQISQYITRELVREYFNETRTALDELTHAMEEDLTQITQEIEKKVNGIREENVEVFEEWGDIIVNEWSKRMAYVDVINAHMGTEDDATSDEEEAKSSANWKKFLKGKKQIIESRDQLAHHPASLSRVNEFRQRVQRKILSITQESGEFLYILRSKANLQFQERERKEREKIAAEKLQKEQDLLQQREVEQQDEDLSYTSTSTITTTTTMTL; encoded by the coding sequence ATGGGGAAGCTTATCAAATTGATCACGACACTGGTCGTGTTGGTGACGACACTGCAGTATTATTGCCAGTCGAATGGCGGAAACATATCATGCGAACACACACAGGCAGTTTGCCATTACACCAACCCCAGGGTCTGGAACACGTATCTGTCTGGGTCTTCTGATTTATACAGCAATAATATCAGCCCTAGGTTCAATGTATTGGCGCGTAAGTTTGACACGGCTGTCAAGCCTGTCATCGATGGCGTTGCCGTGAAAGTTAATAATGTGGCTTTACAGCCGGCCTTCAGGGTCATCCATTCGCAGTGCAAAAGATGGCATTGCGGAAAATACTACCAGCTGGTGCGTTCCCAATTGGCCAAGGCTGGGCAGTTCTGTTTAGCCAAATATAACTCGCTTGTGAAACCTAGCGTTGACAAATTCTTCGATGCTGAACGTTGTTCGCAATTGCGGGCAACTGCTCTAAAGTACAAGAACCTGGCCCACTATTATTGTACTATCATTTCAAGACGTatcaaatccaaatatGACGCTATTGTAGGTAACACGGAAGAGAAGCTATTGAGCGGGTTTGTGAACAAGGATAAACACGGCATCCATGGCTCCGTGACCCGCGAGCCCTCTTCTGAAGACCAAGTCCTAACTGTGGAGACTACGGgatctgaagaagaattaatAACTTCAACGAGTACCCAGACAGTGGTTAAAACTATTACACTGGATCAAGAACAAACTAACGTTGTGGCAAGTCATGCAAACGAGGATGATGCTCCCACAGAAGTTGAAGGCTCGACGGATGTCAATGTCAATGAGCAGGCTCTTTTGCAAGAGGATTTCGACATGTGGGGCGAAACCATATCGCAAAAGACACAAGACGTGATCCGGTTGTTCGAAAAGGATGTTTCtcaatatataaatagtaAATTGGGCGATGAAACCAAGAAGTTCAAGTCCAAATTTCAAGTTTTGGATGAAGAGTCCAAGAAATATTTCTCTAAGATTTCGCTAGCTATCAATGATATCGATTGCATGGAAGGCATCAACAGTGAAAACGGAGAGAAAATTTATTTTGAGAAATCCGGTACTACTCAGATTTCTCAATACATCACTAGAGAGCTGGTACGCGAGTATTTCAATGAAACTCGGACTGCCTTGGATGAATTGACACATGCCATGGAAGAAGATTTGACCCAAATCACCCAGGAGATCGAAAAGAAAGTCAACGGAATCAGAGAGGAAAACGTCGAGGTCTTTGAAGAGTGGGGGGATATTATCGTAAATGAATGGTCCAAGAGGATGGCTTACGTAGACGTTATCAACGCACACATGGGTACTGAGGATGATGCTActtctgatgaagaagaagcgAAGTCTTCTGCTAACTGgaagaagtttttgaagggcaaaaaacaaataattgAGTCCAGAGACCAATTAGCACATCACCCTGCTAGTTTATCCCGTGTTAATGAATTTAGACAGAGAGTGCAGAGGAAAATCTTGTCGATCACCCAAGAAAGTGGCGAATTTCTCTATATTTTAAGATCGAAGGCCAACCTGCAATTTCAAGAGcgtgaaagaaaagaacgtGAAAAGATTGCTGCCGAAAAGTTGCAAAAGGAACAGGACCTACTGCAACAGCGAGAAGTAGAACAACAAGACGAAGACTTATCCTACACGTCCACCTCAACCAtcacaacaacaaccacCATGACGTTGTGA